The sequence CCAAGTACGGCCTGGGATCCGTCCTCCTGCGAGTGGATAGATACCGATCGTGTCTTCTCGGGGCAGGTCCTTTTCCTGGATTTGTTTCAGCGCCCGGTAGACAGTGAGCTCACCCTGGTTCGTGAAGGACAGGTAGTCCTCGACATACCTGGGCGGAAGCCGGCGTGCTCGGCGTGCATGGTTAGTAGGCCGCTTCCCGCCAAGTTGATCTCGGATCTGGTTACGCCAGTCGGGACCAACGTCGGGAAGTACCTCCCGAACCGCAAGCCAGTGGATGCGGTAGCTGCGACGCTTGCACACCTCCAGGCAAGCGTCGCGGATCTCAGAGACGACTTCCTCCGTGAACCGGCCGATCTGCTCAGACGTAACGTCCAGCATCAGGTCCCATTCCTGCGGATCCGGGTCGTACTCGATGGCGAGCTTGTCGACGTCTAGTAGCAAGGCTGCGAGTTCAGTTTTCCGCGCTGCATCAAGAGGGCAGCAGTGTTGCCGAGGGCGGCATCCGCGAGCACCTTGTCCTTGTCCTCGCCCGACATCCACGGATCTTCCGTGAGGTCGCCGTAGGTCTGTGCCGCTCGCTGGGATGCGCGTGGCGCTGGCGCGGGCCAGTCGTCGTTGGACACCAAGTTCCCTCCCCGGTCGACCTGACTGCTAACCCCCGTGACCCTAGTCGACGGGTCCGACACCTTCTGTCGATCGAACTGACCGCAGGTCGGGCATCAAGATCATGCCGCTCCGGGCCGTCGAAGGGGAATAAGCAATGACCACCGTTGACCATCCCATGCCAGGTGTAGCAGCCCAGTCAAGGTCGCTCAACCGCTGGATGCTCCGCCCTGACCGAGCAGGCCCGACCCACTCCACAGATGTGCGGACGAACGCCGGCAGGGTGGCATCGGGGCGCTAAGCGATCGACAAACTCGTAACAGGCTGAGACGATCTTCGGGTGACAACACGATCGAATGATAATGCCGAGCGGCGAATCTGGATCCCTGCACGATTCTTGGACTGGGGGTACGACTCCTCCAGCAGCAATCCACTCGACGCGGCTGTCCTCGAACGTGCGTACTCGATTTGGAATCACGCCAGCGGCAAACTTGACACACCTTGCACGGAATTTGATCGAGTCGACGTGGTAACTACGTTGAAGCGTGCGGTCACTCAACGAGTCAGTGCTCTGAAAAGGTCGTACGGATTTCACCTGATTCCGCTGGCAGACAAGCCGAAGCGCGATTTGGACATGCTGTACAGGCTTGGTCTGATACGCCCGATTATGCTCCGGAACCTGATCGAGATCCGCAACACTCTTGAGCATGAAGATGCTGCTCCTCCGGACGACGATGCTTGCGTTGCCCTCTCAGAATTCGTCTGGTATTTCCTGAAGTCGACCGACCCGCTTCTGAAGTCTCGATTAAGCGAAATCACCTACGTTGGCGATTTCGACGACCCAGGGCCGGATGAGATGACGTCTCCGGATGACTATCCGGAATACGGCCACGTTCACTACCTTCATCCGACTGAAGGGCCGCCTCTCGTAATCATGCGCCTGCCGAAGGCGGGCATCAGGAGTAGTGCACAGGAGGGTTATCTTGAGGTCGTTGAAACGAGCGCACGACGTACCGTCTTCGAACGTGACGACCTGACCATTGTGGAGGGCTCGATTGTCGGTCCCGCTGATCAGTTGGAACGCCTCTGGCTCGGGTACTTCCAAGGGTTGCGGTACTAAAGCGGCGTGGTCGCCAGTGACTGGGCGGCGTACGCACTCCAATGAGGTCCCGGCGCGCCGCGCAAGGGGTCAGTGGGTAGCGGCGCTACAAGATCATCGGGTACAGATCCACTACAGCCGAGAGCGACCGAGGTCGACAAGCGTCGGCAGGTCCCACCCTGGTCGCGGGGAAGAGTGGTCCGATTGATGATATTCCCTCGCTGCCGTGGGTGTAAGGGGTTCAAATCCCCTTGCGTCTCTGGTTGCCGTTGTCGGTCGTAACAACCGGCGAGAAACGCTCGGCTCGGGCCAGCCAGCCGACCGGCCGGTCGATGATCCGGCGGACCACCGACGCGGCCCCGCCGACCGCGGCGGACTGTGCGCCGAGCGCGGCTGGGCGTACCGCCACCGGCGCCCACGCCGCGGTGAGCACCCGCTGGGAGATCTCGGCGACCACCGGCGGGGTGAGCCACGGGGCGAGCGGGGCGTACCCGCCGCCGAGCACCACGGTGTCCAGGTCCAGCAGGTTCACCACGCCCGCCACCGCCACCCCGAGGGCGGTTCCGGCCTCCGCCAGGGCGGCCAGGGTGGCCGGGTCGCCGGCCCGGGCGAGGTCCGCGAGCCGGGCTGCGGCGGTGTCGGCGGGCAGGTCCGCGCCGGCCAGGCCGGCGGCGGCCAGGATGGCCTCCTGGCCCGCGTACCGCTCCAGGCAGCCGCGTCCGCCGCAGCGGCAGGGCCGCCCCTGAGGGTGCACCGGCAGGTGGCCCAGCTCGCCGCTCCAGCCGCGTGCCCCCCGGTACAGCCTCCCGTCGAGCACGATCCCGGCGCCGATGCCGATCTCTGCGGAGATGTGCAGGAAACTGGCCGGCCCGGGCGGGCCGGCGTGCAGCTCGCCGAGGGCGGCCAGGTTGGCCTCGTTGTCGACCACCAGCGGGGGGATCCCGTCCACCGGCTCGGCGAGCGGGCGCCCGGCGAGCAGCCCGGGGACGTCCACGTCCCGCCAGCCCAGGTTGGGGGCGAGTCGGACCAGGCCGCCGTCGCCGACCAGGCCCGGCACGGCGAGCGCCGCGCCGGCGAGGGTCAGCCCGTCGCGTACGGCGGCGGCGCGGGCCTCGGCGGCGAGCGTGGCGAGCCGGTCCAGGGCGGCGGCGGGGGAGAGCGGGCGCAGGTCGGCGCGGCGCACCAGGTGGTGGCGGACCGCGCCGCTCAGGTCGACCACGCAGGCGGCCAGGTAGTCGACGTTGACCTCCAGCCCCAGCCCGGCCGGGCCGTCGGTCGCCAGCACCAGGCCACGGGCCGGCCGCCCGGCCCCGGTACGCGGCGCGGGCGACGCCTCGGCCACCAGCCGGCCGGCGATCAGGTCGTCGACGACGGCGGAGACGGTGGCCCGGGTCAGCCCGGTGCCGGCGGCGAGCTCGGCCCGGGAGGGCGGGCGGTCGGCGGTGGCGATCCGCCGGAGCACCACCGCGAGGTTGAGCTCGCGAAGGCTGCCCTGCCGGACCGCTCCGGTGGTGCTGGCGCTGGTCACCCCTTGACGCTGCCACATCGCAATCATTTAATTCAACCACTGAACAAATTGCGGACGACACACCACCGACCACACCACCGGAGGTCTGCCATGGCGCCCCGTCCCACCCCCGCCGACAAGTTCTCCTTCGGTCTCTGGACGGTGGGCTGGCCGGCCCGCGACCCGTTCGGCGACGCCACCCGCCCGGAGCTGGACGCGGTCGAGGCGGTGCACCGGCTCGCCGAGCTCGGCGCGTACGGGATCACCTTCCACGACGACGACCTGGTCCCGTTCGGCGCGGACGCCGCCACCCGGGGCGCCCGGCTGACCCGGTTCCGCAAGGCGCTCGACGAGACCGGCCTGGTCGTGCCGATGGTCACCACGAACCTCTTCACCCACCCGGTGTTCAAGGACGGCGGCTTCACCAGCAACGACCGCTCCGTCCGCCGGTACGCGCTGCGCAAGGTGCTCCGCAACGTCGACCTCGCCGCCGAGCTGGGCGCCCGCACCTTCGTGATGTGGGGCGGCCGGGAGGGCGCCGAGTACGACGTGGCCAAGGACGTACGCGCCGCGCTGGACCGCTACCGGGAGGCCGTCGACCTGCTCTGCCAGTACGTGCTCGACCGCGGCTACGACCTGCGCTTCGCCCTCGAGCCCAAGCCGAACGAGCCGCGCGGCGACATTCTGCTCCCCACCGTCGGCCACGCCCTGGCATTCATCTCCACCCTGGCCCATCCCGAGCTGGTCGGGCTCAACCCCGAGGTCGGCCACGAGCAGATGGCCGGGCTGAACTTCGCGCACGGCATCGCCCAGGCGCTCTGGCAGGGCAAGCTGTTCCACATCGACCTCAACGGCCAACGGGGCATCAAGTACGACCAGGATCTGGTCTTCGGCCACGGCGACCTGCTCAACGCGTTCGCCCTGGTCGACCTGCTGGAGCACGGCGGCCCGGACGGCGGTCCCGCGTACGACGGGCCCCGGCACTTCGACTACAAGCCCTCCCGCACGGAGGACCTGACCGGGGTGTGGGCATCGGCGGAGGCGAACATGCGCACCTACCTCCTGTTGAAGGAGCGGGCTGCGGCGTTCCGGGCCGACCCGGAGGTGGCCGAGGCACTGGCCGTCAGCAAGGTCACCGACCTGGCCACCCCGACGCTGAGCCCGGGGGAGAGCCACGCCGACCTGCTCGCCGACCGTGCCGCGTTCGAGGAGTACGACCCGGAGGCGGCCGGGGCGCAGGGCTACGGCTTCGTCCGGCTCAACCAGCTCGCCGTCGAGCACCTGCTCGGCGCACGCTGAGGCGGGGCCACCATGCCACTCGTCGCCGGGATCGACTCGTCCACCCAGTCCTGCAAGGTGGTGGTCCGGGACGCGGAGACCGGCGCGCTGGTCCGGCAGGGCCGCGCGCCGCACCCGGACGGCACCGAGGTCGACCCGCGGGCGTGGTGGGACGCGCTGCTGGCGGCCGTCGCCGCGGCCGGCGGGCTGGCCGACGTGGCCGCCGTCGCCGTCGGCGGACAGCAACACGGCATGGTCTGCCTGGACGAGGCGGGGCAGGTGGTCCGCCCGGCGCTGCTCTGGAACGACACCCGCTCCGCCGACGCCGCCCGGGAGCTGATCGCGGAGGCGGGCGGCGGCGAGGCGGGCCGGCGGTTCTGGGCCG comes from Micromonospora viridifaciens and encodes:
- the xylA gene encoding xylose isomerase, with translation MAPRPTPADKFSFGLWTVGWPARDPFGDATRPELDAVEAVHRLAELGAYGITFHDDDLVPFGADAATRGARLTRFRKALDETGLVVPMVTTNLFTHPVFKDGGFTSNDRSVRRYALRKVLRNVDLAAELGARTFVMWGGREGAEYDVAKDVRAALDRYREAVDLLCQYVLDRGYDLRFALEPKPNEPRGDILLPTVGHALAFISTLAHPELVGLNPEVGHEQMAGLNFAHGIAQALWQGKLFHIDLNGQRGIKYDQDLVFGHGDLLNAFALVDLLEHGGPDGGPAYDGPRHFDYKPSRTEDLTGVWASAEANMRTYLLLKERAAAFRADPEVAEALAVSKVTDLATPTLSPGESHADLLADRAAFEEYDPEAAGAQGYGFVRLNQLAVEHLLGAR
- a CDS encoding ROK family protein; the protein is MIAMWQRQGVTSASTTGAVRQGSLRELNLAVVLRRIATADRPPSRAELAAGTGLTRATVSAVVDDLIAGRLVAEASPAPRTGAGRPARGLVLATDGPAGLGLEVNVDYLAACVVDLSGAVRHHLVRRADLRPLSPAAALDRLATLAAEARAAAVRDGLTLAGAALAVPGLVGDGGLVRLAPNLGWRDVDVPGLLAGRPLAEPVDGIPPLVVDNEANLAALGELHAGPPGPASFLHISAEIGIGAGIVLDGRLYRGARGWSGELGHLPVHPQGRPCRCGGRGCLERYAGQEAILAAAGLAGADLPADTAAARLADLARAGDPATLAALAEAGTALGVAVAGVVNLLDLDTVVLGGGYAPLAPWLTPPVVAEISQRVLTAAWAPVAVRPAALGAQSAAVGGAASVVRRIIDRPVGWLARAERFSPVVTTDNGNQRRKGI